In the genome of bacterium, the window TTTTCACGCCCCGTAAAGATGTTCCTCCTCGAGTTTCCCGCCAGTAAGCCGCGATTGAATTTGATGGACTATACGCGCTATCTCCCCGCCTTTTGTCGATATTTTTTTGCATGCGTGAACCACCGTTGCGTGGTCTCGCCCGCCGAAGAAACTGCCTATGTATGAAAGGGAATGGTTGGTAAGTTTCCTCGCGAGATACATTGCTATCTGTCTTGCGGTCGCAGCGCGTTTCGTCCGCTTCCTGCTTTTCACGAGCTCCTCTGATACGCCGAGTCTCTCGCAAACGGCTTTCAGAATGTCCTGAAGGGTTATGCTTTTCGTGCCCGAGGTAAGCATAGGTGCACGATTGTTGAGAACATCTACCGCAAACTCAAGCGTTATGTCCTTGCCCTGTATCGATGAGTAAGCGAGAAGTCTTATCAGTGCGCCCTCAAGGTCCCTTATGTTGGTGGTTATCACCTGAGCAATGTAGGAGAGCACCTCCTGAGGTATCTCGATACCGTCGGCCTCAGCTTTCCGGCGAAGAATAGCGACACGGCTTTCGAACTCGGGCGGCTGAAGGTCAACCAGAAGTCCCCACTCAAACCTCGAGCGCAGGCGCTCTGCAAGCCCATTAATCCGCGATGGCGGCAGGTCTGAGGTAAGCACTATCTGTTGCCCACGCTGGTGAAGAGCATTGAAAATGTGGAAAAACTCGTTTTGAATAGCCTCCTTGCCCGAGAAAAACT includes:
- the dnaA gene encoding chromosomal replication initiator protein DnaA, whose amino-acid sequence is MGNKEGIWNRCLNIIASQINPQSFRAWFERTRQIPADDDSVLILADSQFVAEWLAKEYSELIKRTVETVTGEEPQIFVVFSRNGKYEYIPLLADERKSEDNEVESVFNPRYTFDQFVVGEFNRLAYTAAMAVAEAPGKTKYNPLYIYGGVGLGKTHLLQAIGHFVRKNHPEKVVRYVTSERFTDRFVNSLINKTTTQFKQYFRKADLLLVDDVQFFSGKEAIQNEFFHIFNALHQRGQQIVLTSDLPPSRINGLAERLRSRFEWGLLVDLQPPEFESRVAILRRKAEADGIEIPQEVLSYIAQVITTNIRDLEGALIRLLAYSSIQGKDITLEFAVDVLNNRAPMLTSGTKSITLQDILKAVCERLGVSEELVKSRKRTKRAATARQIAMYLARKLTNHSLSYIGSFFGGRDHATVVHACKKISTKGGEIARIVHQIQSRLTGGKLEEEHLYGA